A section of the Pseudomonas lini genome encodes:
- a CDS encoding AMP-binding protein encodes MKPGAYENGLDHCKANYLPLTPLGFLDRAALVHPDRTAVVHGELRRTWSETRERCYRLASALSEKGMGAGDTISILSPNTPAMLEAHFGIPLCGAVLNTVNYRLDAEGVAFILRHGECKLLLVDREFAALADAALGLLEHRPMVIDINDHLAPICKSIGDIDYETFIGSGSPDFEGVWPSDEWQPIALNYTSGTTGDPKGVVASHRGTYLMSMLQMTNWPLSRAPRYLWTLPMFHANGWCFTWAITAAAGTHVCLRKVSAETVFESIDNYGVDHFCAAPIVMAMIANAADRPALKTPVRVLTAGSPPPATVLNAVVSRGFDVDHVYGITEVSGTPISCVWQDGWDDLTPSEQGAFRVRQGARAAAFEGLMVADSETMQPVPKDGQTTGELLLKGNTVMMGYLKNESATRKAFEGGWFHTGDVAVVHPNGYVQITDRCKDVIISGGENISSVEIEETIHCHPAVLHAAVVAQPDDKWGEVPCAFVELKSGIEPPSEAEIIVFCQTRLARFKCPRRVIFTELPKTATGKIQKFLLREQAGSRDAIVRLASNC; translated from the coding sequence ATGAAGCCTGGTGCTTATGAGAATGGGCTTGATCACTGCAAGGCAAACTATTTGCCCCTGACTCCCCTTGGTTTTCTAGATCGCGCAGCACTTGTGCACCCGGATCGGACAGCTGTAGTTCATGGAGAACTTCGCAGAACCTGGAGTGAAACTCGCGAACGGTGCTATCGACTCGCCTCGGCACTTTCCGAAAAAGGCATGGGTGCGGGAGACACCATTTCAATCCTGTCTCCCAATACTCCTGCCATGCTCGAGGCGCATTTTGGGATACCCCTCTGCGGCGCGGTACTGAATACAGTCAACTACCGCCTGGATGCTGAAGGAGTGGCATTCATACTTCGCCATGGGGAATGCAAGCTCCTCTTGGTGGATCGAGAGTTTGCTGCACTGGCTGATGCCGCTCTTGGACTCCTTGAGCACCGCCCTATGGTCATCGACATCAATGATCACCTGGCGCCCATTTGCAAAAGCATTGGAGACATCGATTACGAAACCTTCATTGGCAGCGGTAGTCCTGATTTCGAGGGCGTATGGCCAAGTGACGAGTGGCAGCCGATAGCGCTCAACTACACCTCAGGTACAACCGGCGATCCTAAGGGGGTCGTCGCTAGCCATCGCGGCACTTACCTCATGAGTATGCTGCAGATGACTAACTGGCCGCTTTCTCGGGCTCCTCGTTACCTGTGGACACTACCCATGTTCCACGCTAACGGATGGTGTTTTACCTGGGCGATCACTGCGGCGGCCGGCACGCACGTGTGCCTGAGAAAAGTTTCCGCAGAGACGGTGTTTGAGTCGATAGATAACTATGGTGTCGATCATTTCTGTGCGGCGCCTATTGTTATGGCCATGATTGCGAACGCCGCAGACCGTCCTGCGCTTAAAACTCCGGTTCGAGTGCTGACTGCTGGTTCCCCACCTCCGGCCACCGTACTTAACGCCGTAGTCTCACGAGGCTTCGACGTTGACCACGTTTATGGAATTACTGAAGTTTCCGGCACCCCGATTAGCTGCGTATGGCAAGACGGTTGGGACGATTTGACACCGAGTGAGCAAGGCGCTTTCCGTGTGCGCCAAGGGGCTCGTGCGGCAGCCTTCGAAGGCTTAATGGTCGCTGACTCCGAAACTATGCAGCCAGTACCAAAAGACGGCCAAACAACTGGTGAGCTGCTGCTCAAGGGCAACACCGTGATGATGGGTTATCTGAAGAATGAAAGCGCAACCCGAAAAGCCTTTGAAGGCGGCTGGTTTCATACTGGTGATGTAGCCGTTGTGCACCCCAACGGTTATGTACAAATTACCGACCGTTGCAAGGACGTCATTATTTCCGGAGGGGAGAATATCTCGTCCGTAGAGATCGAAGAAACCATCCATTGTCATCCAGCTGTTTTACATGCTGCAGTCGTCGCTCAGCCTGATGACAAATGGGGGGAAGTCCCCTGCGCGTTTGTTGAACTAAAAAGTGGTATTGAGCCTCCCAGCGAGGCAGAAATAATTGTGTTCTGCCAAACCCGTCTTGCTCGATTCAAATGCCCTCGCAGAGTGATTTTTACGGAATTACCAAAAACCGCAACTGGGAAAATCCAGAAGTTTTTACTTCGAGAGCAAGCAGGCAGTCGCGATGCAATTGTCCGTTTAGCTTCAAATTGCTAG
- a CDS encoding nitroreductase produces MKMNRLSQPPVSSELLSQTVDWAIASRRSIRAFLPTPVPREEIESILDIARFCATGVNMQPWRVHVVTGEAKTRLSCAIAEIDNNPSLSNNLEDAYEYYPREWTSPYVDRRRKVGWELYGLLGIAKGDKQRMHAQHGRNYHFFDAPVGLIFTIDRVLKEGSLLDYGMFLQAVMVAARGRKLHTCPQAAFLKYHHVISQALAIPADQMLVCGMSLGYADETSIENTLVTDREPVSAFSTFHHNNKETTP; encoded by the coding sequence ATGAAAATGAATCGCTTATCCCAACCGCCAGTATCGTCTGAACTGCTTAGCCAAACGGTTGATTGGGCGATAGCTTCACGACGCAGCATTCGGGCTTTTTTGCCCACTCCTGTACCACGCGAAGAAATTGAATCGATACTTGATATCGCTCGATTCTGCGCAACGGGAGTGAACATGCAGCCTTGGCGCGTCCATGTTGTCACTGGAGAAGCAAAGACTCGTCTTTCATGCGCCATCGCGGAAATTGACAACAATCCGTCACTCAGCAACAACCTTGAAGACGCATACGAATATTACCCACGCGAATGGACTTCACCATACGTGGATCGGAGAAGGAAAGTAGGCTGGGAGCTCTATGGACTGCTGGGAATTGCAAAGGGTGACAAGCAGCGGATGCATGCGCAACACGGTCGCAATTACCATTTCTTTGATGCGCCAGTCGGCTTGATCTTCACCATTGATCGAGTGCTTAAGGAGGGGAGTCTCCTTGACTACGGAATGTTTCTGCAGGCGGTGATGGTGGCAGCGCGAGGAAGGAAGTTGCACACCTGCCCACAAGCAGCCTTTTTGAAATATCACCACGTGATTTCGCAAGCCCTTGCGATCCCCGCTGATCAAATGCTGGTTTGCGGAATGAGTCTTGGATACGCCGACGAGACCAGTATTGAGAACACCTTGGTTACTGATCGGGAGCCGGTGAGCGCGTTTTCCACTTTTCATCACAATAATAAGGAGACAACACCATGA
- a CDS encoding MFS transporter, with amino-acid sequence MQPINVYALAVESKFNRFHGLILFWCVLILIIDGYDLAVVGAALPAIMKDMDIDPTSAGIMAGSALFGTMLGAIFLGTLADRIGRPKMIAICVALFSIFTAGAGLTSDPISFSISRFIAGLGIGGVLPICTAQMGEFSPLKLRTRLVTLVFAGYSVGGILVALTGKQLIESHGWQWVFYVALLPVLLIPMILKTMPESIGYLLKTGRQDELRAIARKIDPTLMIDENTVMTGNASVLDKQEAPVRNLFKDGRGFSTIMIWAAFMTGLFMVYALNSWLTKLMAMAGFSLGSALNFVIVFNVGAIAGAIGGGWLSDKLNIKHVLVCFYIVGAIALTILGYTRSTTLLFPVVFIVGASTLGTQLLAYAYAGDFYPSSIRSTGVGFASGVGRIGAIVAPILIGWLVSLNLPLEKNFMAISLAGLIGAAAVTMINQSRADSTQVRKAPALSS; translated from the coding sequence ATGCAGCCGATAAACGTTTATGCACTCGCGGTTGAATCGAAGTTCAACCGCTTCCATGGGCTCATTCTATTTTGGTGTGTCCTCATTCTGATAATCGATGGCTATGACCTCGCTGTAGTCGGTGCAGCCCTTCCGGCAATCATGAAGGACATGGACATTGATCCAACCAGCGCCGGCATCATGGCTGGTTCTGCGCTCTTCGGAACGATGCTCGGAGCGATATTTCTTGGAACGCTAGCTGACCGTATCGGGCGTCCCAAGATGATCGCAATCTGTGTGGCCTTGTTCAGCATTTTCACTGCCGGGGCTGGTCTCACCAGTGACCCGATCAGCTTCAGCATTTCTCGCTTCATCGCGGGCCTTGGCATCGGCGGAGTACTGCCAATTTGCACCGCTCAGATGGGTGAGTTTTCTCCACTCAAACTCCGTACGCGCCTGGTAACCCTCGTTTTCGCGGGGTACTCCGTGGGCGGTATCTTGGTTGCACTAACTGGCAAGCAACTCATTGAGAGTCACGGATGGCAGTGGGTGTTTTATGTGGCGCTGCTGCCAGTGCTTTTGATTCCTATGATCCTGAAGACCATGCCTGAGTCCATAGGCTACCTGCTTAAAACCGGACGTCAGGATGAGCTACGGGCTATTGCTCGCAAGATAGACCCTACTCTCATGATCGACGAAAACACTGTGATGACCGGAAATGCCAGTGTATTGGATAAACAGGAAGCGCCAGTTCGTAACTTGTTCAAGGATGGTCGAGGCTTTAGCACCATAATGATTTGGGCGGCGTTCATGACCGGCCTCTTCATGGTGTACGCCCTTAACTCCTGGTTGACCAAGCTTATGGCGATGGCTGGGTTCAGTCTTGGCTCCGCGTTGAACTTTGTGATTGTTTTCAATGTGGGGGCAATCGCCGGTGCAATTGGCGGGGGATGGTTGAGCGACAAGCTAAACATCAAACACGTACTGGTCTGCTTTTATATCGTAGGAGCAATTGCTCTAACAATTTTGGGCTATACGCGCTCAACAACTTTGCTATTTCCAGTGGTGTTCATTGTCGGGGCATCGACGCTTGGTACCCAGCTGTTGGCATATGCGTACGCCGGGGATTTCTACCCTTCATCGATTCGTTCAACCGGTGTGGGTTTCGCGTCTGGTGTAGGAAGAATTGGCGCTATCGTCGCACCTATCCTCATCGGCTGGCTGGTATCACTAAACCTTCCGCTTGAGAAAAACTTCATGGCCATTAGCCTTGCTGGTCTTATTGGCGCTGCCGCCGTCACCATGATTAACCAGTCGCGCGCAGACTCGACTCAAGTCAGAAAGGCCCCAGCCCTGTCTAGCTAA
- a CDS encoding AraC family transcriptional regulator → MLIQDKGTTSIGLVHEALDGALRRQLDTSIALQQARIDPELLTSPQARVSAAAFSRLWVALSDLLDDEFFGIDSHPMRRGSFRLMCQASIDCESLEQALRRILKFLRLVLDDIHGELRLEDDSAVIVIHDKGIERRLFSYGTWLILVHGLLCWLGNRRIPIKELCFRPNRPLDDSDYRMRFCEEIQFGAPVTMIRFDRIFLSLKVVQNKASLSTFLKESPASLLVKYRNEDSISAQIRMRLRDLNPEEWPELDKVAKVLRMSYSTLQRRLQAEGVSYQRLKDNLRRDMAINLLCQPNMTVTEVAALTGFQESSAFHRAFKKWTGVSPGAYRRSNAEEPGES, encoded by the coding sequence ATGCTCATCCAGGACAAGGGAACTACTTCAATTGGATTGGTGCATGAAGCCCTCGATGGCGCATTGCGACGCCAACTGGACACATCCATCGCATTGCAGCAAGCACGCATAGATCCGGAACTCCTCACTTCTCCCCAGGCCAGGGTTTCGGCTGCTGCATTTTCTCGCCTGTGGGTCGCTCTTTCAGATCTACTCGACGATGAGTTTTTCGGAATCGATAGCCATCCAATGCGACGAGGTAGCTTCCGATTGATGTGCCAGGCTTCGATTGACTGCGAGTCGTTAGAGCAAGCGTTGCGGCGGATTCTGAAATTTCTACGCCTCGTATTGGACGATATTCACGGTGAGCTGAGGCTTGAAGACGACTCCGCCGTCATCGTTATCCATGACAAAGGAATTGAGCGCCGCCTCTTTAGCTACGGAACATGGCTGATCTTGGTACATGGATTGCTCTGCTGGCTGGGTAACAGACGCATTCCGATAAAGGAGCTCTGCTTTAGACCGAATCGACCGCTCGACGATAGCGACTATCGGATGCGCTTTTGTGAAGAAATTCAGTTTGGCGCTCCAGTTACGATGATTCGATTTGACCGCATTTTTCTAAGCCTCAAGGTCGTGCAAAACAAGGCCAGCCTATCGACGTTTTTGAAAGAGTCGCCTGCTAGTCTGTTGGTAAAATATCGTAACGAGGACAGCATCAGCGCCCAGATCCGAATGAGATTGAGAGACCTGAATCCAGAGGAATGGCCAGAGCTGGATAAGGTGGCCAAAGTGCTCCGCATGTCATATTCGACGCTTCAGCGAAGGCTCCAGGCCGAGGGGGTTAGCTATCAGCGTTTGAAAGACAATCTGCGCCGCGACATGGCGATCAACCTGCTGTGCCAGCCAAATATGACAGTAACCGAAGTAGCTGCTCTCACAGGCTTCCAGGAAAGCAGTGCATTTCACCGCGCCTTCAAGAAGTGGACGGGAGTGAGCCCTGGCGCATATCGCCGCTCCAATGCGGAAGAACCGGGCGAAAGCTAA
- a CDS encoding 3-hydroxyacyl-CoA dehydrogenase — translation MRIENSVFLITGAGSGLGLASARELVGRGANVVLVDVNEAAGVARADELGKRAIFVRADITSEIDCRTAIASAVGVFGALHGVINCAGVAPAERILGRNGAHGLESFRRTIEINLIGSFNMVRLAAEAMAGGEPDEEGERGVVINTASVAAFDGQTGQAAYAASKGGVAAMTLPLARDLARSGIRVMCIAPGIFETPMMAGMPRDVQASLAANVPFPPRLGRPSEYAALAAHIIENSMLNGEVIRLDGALRMAAK, via the coding sequence ATGCGCATCGAAAACTCAGTCTTCCTGATTACTGGCGCAGGTTCTGGACTCGGGCTGGCTTCGGCGCGTGAGTTGGTGGGCCGAGGTGCAAACGTGGTGCTGGTCGATGTGAACGAAGCCGCTGGTGTAGCTCGCGCTGACGAGCTAGGAAAACGTGCGATTTTCGTGCGAGCAGACATCACCAGTGAAATTGATTGCCGTACAGCAATTGCCTCTGCGGTAGGCGTCTTTGGCGCGTTGCATGGGGTGATCAACTGCGCGGGTGTTGCACCAGCCGAACGGATTTTAGGCCGTAATGGCGCACATGGGCTTGAGAGTTTTCGTCGAACTATCGAAATCAATTTGATCGGTAGCTTCAACATGGTTCGCCTTGCTGCTGAGGCTATGGCGGGGGGAGAGCCCGATGAAGAAGGTGAGCGCGGCGTAGTCATAAATACGGCCTCTGTCGCAGCTTTTGACGGTCAGACGGGCCAAGCCGCTTACGCCGCGTCCAAAGGTGGTGTTGCTGCCATGACACTGCCATTGGCACGCGACCTAGCTCGTTCAGGCATCCGTGTTATGTGCATTGCACCCGGAATATTTGAGACCCCGATGATGGCGGGTATGCCTCGGGACGTGCAGGCATCATTGGCAGCCAATGTGCCGTTCCCTCCACGGCTGGGACGGCCTTCCGAGTACGCAGCGTTGGCAGCGCACATCATCGAAAACTCCATGCTCAATGGTGAGGTGATTCGTTTGGATGGTGCTTTGAGAATGGCCGCGAAATAG
- a CDS encoding acetyl-CoA C-acyltransferase → MSHTDPIVIVSAVRTPLGGFLGNFKEVTAAQLGAVAIRAAVERASLQPRDIDEVIMGCVLQAGQGQAPARQAALLANLPEQVVCSTVNKMCGSGMKALMFGHDLLHAGSAEVVVAGGMESMSNAPYLLERARSGYRMGHSKIIDHMFLDGLEDAYEKGRLMGTYAEDCAQSYGFTRGQQDEFAISSLTRAQKAITEGRFQDEIVPVLASSGRETVSIESDEQPGKARIDKIPTLKPAFREGGTVTAANSSSISDGSAALVLMRLSEAERRGLTPLARIAGHASYAHAPGLFACAPVGAIKRLLERTNWSMQDVDLFEINEAFAVVPMVVIRDLNVGHEQLNVHGGACALGHPIGASGARVVVTLVNALRQNTLKRGIASVCIGGGESTAIAIELLS, encoded by the coding sequence ATGAGCCATACCGACCCTATCGTCATTGTCAGTGCTGTCCGAACTCCGTTAGGAGGCTTTCTTGGGAATTTCAAGGAAGTCACCGCTGCGCAGCTGGGAGCGGTTGCAATTCGTGCCGCCGTGGAACGAGCCAGCCTGCAGCCCCGTGACATTGACGAGGTCATCATGGGATGCGTGCTACAAGCTGGGCAAGGCCAGGCTCCGGCTCGCCAAGCTGCCCTGTTGGCGAATCTTCCGGAGCAAGTGGTGTGCTCAACAGTCAACAAGATGTGCGGCTCTGGCATGAAAGCGCTGATGTTCGGCCACGACCTTCTCCATGCCGGGAGCGCAGAGGTGGTGGTTGCCGGAGGTATGGAAAGCATGTCAAACGCTCCCTACCTGTTGGAGCGGGCTCGCTCAGGCTATCGAATGGGCCACAGCAAGATCATTGATCATATGTTTCTCGATGGGTTGGAGGATGCCTACGAGAAAGGCCGGCTCATGGGCACATACGCCGAAGACTGTGCTCAGAGTTATGGATTCACTCGAGGCCAGCAGGATGAGTTTGCGATCAGCTCGTTGACCCGAGCTCAGAAGGCAATCACCGAAGGGCGTTTCCAGGACGAGATTGTCCCTGTGCTGGCCTCGTCTGGCCGTGAGACGGTTTCGATTGAAAGCGATGAACAGCCGGGTAAGGCCCGGATCGACAAAATTCCTACGTTGAAACCTGCGTTTCGCGAAGGGGGGACGGTGACTGCGGCGAACTCCAGTTCTATTTCGGATGGCTCGGCTGCCCTCGTGCTAATGCGCTTGTCTGAAGCCGAGCGTAGAGGCCTTACACCGTTGGCCCGGATAGCAGGTCATGCATCCTACGCGCACGCTCCCGGCCTCTTTGCCTGCGCTCCGGTCGGTGCGATTAAACGCTTGCTGGAGCGAACCAACTGGTCAATGCAGGATGTTGATCTCTTTGAGATCAATGAGGCCTTTGCCGTGGTGCCCATGGTTGTTATCCGAGACTTGAACGTCGGACATGAGCAGTTAAATGTCCACGGTGGGGCATGCGCTTTGGGGCACCCGATTGGTGCGTCAGGTGCGCGTGTTGTTGTTACGTTGGTAAATGCCTTGAGGCAGAACACGCTAAAGCGTGGCATCGCTTCTGTGTGCATTGGTGGCGGCGAGTCGACCGCGATTGCTATCGAACTCCTCTCATAG
- a CDS encoding MaoC/PaaZ C-terminal domain-containing protein, with product MAEKELYWEDLTPGRTWTAKQSVPITTEQIIAFAAEYDPLDIHIDPDLARSSPLGVHCASGVQTFGISQRLMCDALLLQTNVVAGGKIDGFRMVAPVVPGDILKLSAQVVRSLIHAGNHERGWIVFKVDVATTRGKTVLVYEMTVLILRRGGQGGSLPGSVGQH from the coding sequence GTGGCAGAGAAAGAACTGTATTGGGAAGACCTCACCCCGGGTAGAACTTGGACAGCCAAGCAATCTGTTCCTATCACAACGGAACAAATTATCGCCTTTGCTGCCGAGTACGATCCTCTCGATATTCATATAGATCCTGACCTTGCCCGTTCGAGTCCGCTTGGGGTGCACTGTGCCAGCGGCGTACAAACCTTCGGTATCTCGCAGCGGTTGATGTGTGATGCCTTACTGCTTCAAACAAATGTCGTGGCGGGTGGGAAGATCGATGGTTTTAGGATGGTTGCTCCAGTAGTGCCTGGAGACATTCTCAAGCTCTCAGCTCAAGTCGTTCGATCACTCATCCACGCGGGGAACCATGAACGAGGGTGGATTGTGTTTAAAGTCGACGTCGCTACGACGAGGGGAAAAACCGTCCTTGTTTATGAGATGACGGTATTGATATTGCGCAGGGGCGGACAGGGTGGGTCTTTACCGGGAAGCGTTGGCCAGCATTGA
- a CDS encoding methyl-accepting chemotaxis protein: protein MKNSDYMLGGVGVQSKLMLVFSLVIGVGLIVTLTGFYSVYALSGLLEKSGLVSDFKVEVQNLKAVERQYLFLHDEQALQDRTSSMERLKSSIEEALPLFVFPAANDLNGLTSELVIHDRKFSGLVRAAVPNNSGLAPGVIVSWREEAEQLAGQHADLERSVDKLMSYLVSDRDDKVALIYTLLAGATLIAIFISACGVWFISHQLVPPLKATVQMAERIASGDLVDVEESCRNDEIGQLQNATRRMANGLRHLVGDINQGAAQLVAASEGLSSICEQAQTDIEQQTLAIVQVSAAVNELVTTVQAIAQSTEEAAALASMADEKARGGEQVVNGAVEYIECLSEDMAKLGGAMERLQHDSACINQVIDVIKAVAEQTNLLALNAAIEAARAGEQGRGFAVVADEVRGLAMRTQQSTKQIESLVISLQDGSHTAWELMQRGNLRTREAVNLAQQARISLLEITQAVADIQAMNHQIAAGAEEQGVTVVQINQNIIEIHSMADLSAIKSGQTMSSSVELARLGSDLQQSVGRFRW from the coding sequence GTGAAAAATAGTGACTATATGTTGGGAGGGGTTGGGGTTCAATCCAAGTTGATGCTCGTGTTTTCTCTGGTTATTGGTGTCGGACTAATTGTCACACTTACTGGGTTTTACAGTGTTTACGCACTCTCCGGTCTGCTAGAAAAAAGTGGGCTTGTTAGTGATTTTAAGGTGGAAGTGCAAAATCTAAAGGCGGTGGAAAGGCAATATCTGTTTCTTCATGACGAACAAGCTCTTCAGGATAGAACCTCATCAATGGAGCGGCTAAAGAGTAGCATTGAAGAGGCTTTGCCTTTGTTCGTGTTTCCGGCCGCAAACGACTTAAATGGATTGACTAGCGAATTAGTTATCCATGATCGGAAGTTTTCTGGACTGGTCCGCGCTGCAGTGCCTAATAACTCCGGATTGGCGCCGGGAGTGATAGTTTCTTGGAGGGAAGAGGCTGAGCAATTGGCTGGTCAACATGCAGACTTGGAGAGGTCGGTAGACAAACTGATGTCGTATCTGGTCAGTGATCGTGATGATAAGGTGGCTTTGATATACACGCTATTGGCTGGGGCTACACTGATTGCGATATTTATCTCCGCGTGTGGTGTCTGGTTCATATCGCACCAACTGGTTCCTCCTCTAAAAGCGACTGTTCAGATGGCTGAGCGCATTGCCTCTGGTGATTTGGTCGATGTGGAGGAAAGCTGCCGTAACGATGAGATAGGGCAGTTGCAAAACGCTACTCGTAGAATGGCGAATGGTTTACGTCATCTCGTAGGAGACATCAATCAGGGAGCTGCGCAATTGGTTGCTGCTTCCGAGGGGCTTTCGTCGATTTGCGAGCAGGCTCAAACTGATATTGAGCAGCAGACGTTGGCAATAGTGCAGGTCTCTGCTGCTGTAAATGAACTGGTGACAACCGTTCAAGCGATTGCACAAAGCACAGAGGAAGCAGCTGCATTGGCAAGCATGGCGGATGAAAAGGCGCGCGGCGGAGAGCAAGTAGTAAATGGTGCAGTCGAATACATAGAATGCCTTTCTGAGGATATGGCCAAGTTAGGTGGCGCTATGGAAAGACTCCAGCACGATAGTGCATGCATCAACCAGGTGATTGATGTAATAAAAGCTGTTGCGGAGCAAACTAATCTCTTGGCATTAAATGCGGCAATCGAGGCTGCTCGAGCAGGAGAGCAGGGGCGTGGATTTGCAGTGGTCGCGGACGAGGTTCGAGGGCTGGCGATGCGTACTCAGCAATCGACAAAGCAGATAGAAAGTCTCGTAATTTCGCTTCAGGATGGAAGCCATACGGCGTGGGAGCTTATGCAGCGCGGCAATTTACGAACCAGAGAGGCTGTAAACCTAGCCCAGCAAGCACGTATCTCGTTGCTTGAAATCACTCAAGCAGTAGCTGATATTCAGGCCATGAACCATCAGATCGCTGCAGGTGCCGAAGAGCAGGGCGTTACAGTGGTTCAGATCAACCAAAACATCATAGAGATTCACAGCATGGCTGACCTGTCTGCAATTAAGTCGGGGCAAACGATGAGTTCTTCAGTAGAACTAGCTCGTTTAGGTAGTGACTTGCAGCAGTCGGTCGGGCGTTTTCGTTGGTAA
- a CDS encoding FAD-dependent oxidoreductase, with amino-acid sequence MIENKLRFDALVIGAGAGGVSAAARLTQAGYRTLLVESLERVGGRASTREVDGFLLNSGALAIERDGAVAELYKDLGLKLDLWIPEPQTSLLWGRRVFDVDPGKGLTGTARTLVPYLLKFIGSVAPAFRPKKGQSTTEWVNRFTRSKHIHNLVDNVCGAFFAGSGEDVLAEVFLFCLTQGTSFKSIGYTVGGTIEVWKGLSNWIESQGGEVWLNSPVKRLIFGSDGLVTGAEIEHEGQTVSVSVDVVVSNVGPLNTVRIAGAENFPVGYAESVEKATDGAAIITMHFASPKPLVQWPGLALIGKSRRLTYAGNFSAPEQKRILRPGEWYLYSGASTPRPARGDFDLEKEKQLLIADLKDYFPGFDESMIVAIDVTAHEWPAQRAITGYDLPIETPVANLWNVGDGVKEFGDAGTAACTRTANRAVKQVIENFPIKVKQAPVSIPSHS; translated from the coding sequence ATGATAGAAAATAAGCTTCGATTTGATGCGCTCGTGATCGGTGCCGGTGCAGGTGGTGTTTCCGCTGCGGCGCGGCTGACGCAGGCTGGTTATCGTACGCTGCTAGTCGAGTCTCTGGAGCGTGTCGGCGGACGCGCCTCGACGCGGGAGGTCGATGGGTTCCTGCTGAACAGCGGTGCCCTGGCGATCGAGCGCGACGGTGCGGTAGCCGAGTTGTACAAGGACCTTGGACTCAAGCTCGACCTGTGGATCCCCGAGCCGCAGACCTCGCTGCTGTGGGGGAGGCGCGTGTTTGATGTCGATCCGGGCAAAGGACTGACCGGAACAGCCAGAACGCTAGTACCCTATCTGCTCAAGTTCATCGGATCGGTCGCACCTGCTTTTCGTCCCAAGAAGGGTCAGTCCACCACTGAATGGGTGAACCGGTTCACGCGCAGCAAGCATATCCACAACTTGGTGGACAACGTCTGCGGTGCGTTCTTCGCGGGCTCCGGCGAGGATGTGCTCGCCGAGGTGTTCCTCTTCTGCCTGACCCAGGGTACATCGTTCAAGAGCATCGGTTACACAGTGGGTGGCACGATCGAGGTGTGGAAGGGGCTTTCCAACTGGATTGAATCCCAGGGCGGCGAGGTCTGGCTGAACTCGCCGGTGAAGCGGCTGATCTTCGGCTCCGACGGCCTGGTCACCGGTGCTGAGATTGAGCATGAGGGTCAAACTGTCTCCGTGTCGGTGGACGTGGTGGTGAGCAACGTCGGCCCGCTGAACACGGTCCGCATCGCTGGTGCGGAGAATTTCCCCGTCGGCTACGCCGAATCGGTGGAGAAAGCGACCGATGGCGCCGCGATCATCACCATGCATTTCGCCAGTCCCAAGCCGCTGGTGCAGTGGCCCGGCCTGGCGCTGATCGGAAAGAGCCGACGCCTGACCTATGCGGGCAACTTCAGCGCGCCGGAGCAGAAGCGCATCCTGCGGCCTGGTGAGTGGTACCTCTACAGTGGGGCATCCACGCCCCGTCCGGCGCGTGGCGACTTCGACCTTGAGAAAGAAAAGCAACTGCTCATCGCTGACCTGAAGGACTACTTCCCAGGCTTCGATGAATCAATGATCGTCGCGATCGACGTGACAGCGCATGAGTGGCCGGCGCAACGCGCGATCACCGGCTACGATCTGCCGATCGAAACGCCGGTCGCCAACTTGTGGAACGTGGGTGACGGCGTCAAGGAGTTCGGCGACGCGGGGACCGCCGCCTGCACGCGCACGGCGAACAGGGCGGTCAAACAGGTTATTGAGAATTTCCCGATAAAGGTTAAGCAAGCACCGGTTTCCATACCGAGCCACTCCTAG